The DNA segment ATTTTCAGCACCGTCGTGGTTTTGCCGGTTCCGGGGCCGCCGGTAATGATGCTCAGGGCCTGACTAACCGCCGCTTGCGCCGCGGTTTTTTGCCAATCGATTTCGTCGCCTTGGCTTGGGAAATAGCGGTCGAGGCTGGCTGCGAGATGTCCGGTATCGAATTTTTGTCGGGCCAGTGCCGCAAGTTGCCTCGCCAGGCGCTCCTCGTAATGCCAATAGCGGTGCAAATACAGGCGCTCGGTTTCGGCAATCAACGGGGTGGTTTTGCCGGTGGAGGCCAGGCCTGAGGCCATCACTACAGCCATGTCCTCCGCGTCGATCGCGATGCAGCTATGGCCGGCGCCTTGTTGGGCCGATAACTGCAGCAGCAAGGCTTCGAAGCGGTTTTTTTTTGCCCCGCTCAAGCGGCTGCGTTCGGCGAGGAAGCGGGCGAATCCGCGATCGAGGTCGGTAAAAGTTGGTTGATCGGTCATGGGGCAATGGTTGGATCGGGTGCCGGTTATCATAGCAATTGCATTGCAGCTGGCGACAGGAAATAAAACCTATTGTTTTATAAGATTTTTGCCGCTACCGGGGCGTTAACCGAGCTTGCAATTGCCCTAATTATCATTTAACTTACCGACCCACCTAAAAGGCTAGGGGTGTTTCCGCCCAATTCCAGAGCGGAAGCTGAGAAAAACCCTTCGAACCTGATCCGGTTAATGCCGGCGTAGGAAAGCCAATCCTTCCCTGCGCTCGCGATTTATTCTGTTTTTGGAGATAAGCATGAGCGCTGTCCGCAATGAAATTACTACCGACACCGGCAGTAGCGTAAGAATCGATTCCTACCCCGCCTCGGAAAAAATCTATATCCAGGGCAGCCGTCCCGACATGCAGGTGCCGATGCGGCAGATCAACCTGTCCGACACGCCAGCCCATTTCGGCGCCGAGAAAAATCCGCCGATTTTCGTTTACGACACTTCCGGCCCTTATACCGACCCGAACGTCGACATCAACCTGCACCAAGGCTTGGGTTCGGTGCGCGGTAAATGGATAGAAGAGCGGGGCGACACCGAGTTATTGAGCGGCCCGACCTCAAAATACGGCCACGAGCGGCTGCACGATCCCAAGACCGCACACCTGCGTTTCGAACTGACCCGCAACCCACGCCGCGCCAAAGCCGGCCATAACGTCAGTCAGATGCATTACGCCCGCAAAGGCATCATCACGCCGGAAATGGAATATATCGCCATCCGCGAGAACCAGAACCTGGAAGCGATGCGTGACCGTTACCAAGGCCAGCATCCGGGTTTTTCCTACGGCGCCAACATTCAGTCCTTTATCACCCCGGAATTCGTGCGCTCCGAAGTGGCGCGCGGCCGGGCCATTATTCCGGCCAACATCAACCACCCGGAATTGGAGCCGATGATCATCGGCCGCAACTTCCTGGTCAAGATCAACGGCAACTTGGGCAATTCGGCGATCACTTCCTCGATTGAAGAAGAAGTCGAAAAAATGTTGTGGGGCATCCGCTGGGGTGCCGATACCATCATGGACTTATCCACCGGCAAAAACATCCACGAAACCCGCGAATGGATTCTACGCAATTCGCCGGTACCGATCGGCACCGTGCCGATTTATCAAGCGCTGGAAAAAGTCGACGGCAAGGCCGAAGAACTGACCTGGGAAATCTTCCGCGACACACTGATCGAACAAGCCGAGCAAGGCGTCGATTACTTCACCATCCATGCCGGTGTGCGCCTGCATCACGTACCGCTGACCGCCAAGCGCCTGACCGGCATCGTCTCCCGCGGTGGCTCGATCATGGCCAAATGGTGTCTGGCGCACCACACCGAAAGCTTCCTGTATACGCATTTCGAAGAAATCTGCGAAATCATGAAAGCCTACGACGTGTCGTTCTCGTTGGGGGATGGCTTGCGTCCGGGTTCGATTTACGACGCCAACGACGCCGCCCAGTTCGGTGAGCTGGAAACCTTGGGCGAACTGACTCAAATCGCCTGGAAACACGACGTGCAAACCATGATCGAAGGCCCCGGCCACGTGCCGTTGCAAATGATCAAGGTCAACATGGACAAACAGCTGGAAGATTGCTTCGAAGCGCCGTTCTACACCCTGGGACCGCTGACCACCGACATCGCGCCCGGCTACGACCACATCACCTCGGCGATCGGCGCCGCCAACATCGGCTGGTACGGCTGTGCGATGCTGTGCTACGTCACCCAGAAAGAGCATCTGGGCTTGCCCAACAAGCAGGACGTGCGCGAAGGCATCGTGACCTACAAAATCGCCGCCCACGCCGCCGATCTGGCCAAAGGCCACCCCGGTGCGCAGATCCGCGACAACGCGATGTCCAAGGCTAGGTTCGAATTCCGCTGGGAAGACCAATTCAACTTGGCGCTGGACCCGGAAAAGGCTCGCTCGTTTCACGACGAAACCTTACCTAAGGAATCGGCGAAGGTCGCGCACTTTTGTTCGATGTGCGGCCCGCATTTCTGCTCGATGAAAATCACCCAGGACGTGCGCAACTATGCCGAGCAAAAAGGCTTGGAAGAAGCGGAAGCTTTGAAAATAGGCATGGAAGAGAAGTCCAAGCAATTTCTCGAAGAAGGCGCCGCGATTTATCACGAGGTTTAAGCGTTGTCTCTGCAGTCGCCGGTCTCCGGCGGCTGCCTCCCTGCATTTATCGCCTGCGGCGGTCTAGCCGACCCTTTGCCGACATCCTGTGTCGAGTTTGGATAAAATCCTTACTTCATCTATATTTGCAGCACAAAGCTGCAGTAAAACCAATCTTGACCTTTTTTCATGGCGACAGCACCTTCCAACATTCATTTTAGCGGTCTGGTTAAGTGCCTGATTCAGAAGGGGCTGCTGACAGAAGAGTCGGCAGCGACCTGTTTACAGGAGGCGCAAAAGCGCAAACAGGCGTTCATTAGCTATTTGGTCGAACACAAATACGCGGATAGCAAAACCATCGCCACGCTGGCCTCGGCCGAATTCGGCGTGCCGTTTTTCGATCTGGACGCGATCGATCCCGCGTTTCTGCCGATCAAAATGGTCAGCGAAAAATTGATTCGCCAGCACCACGCCTTGCCCCTCTTTAAACGCGGTAACCGTTTGTTCGTCGCGACGGCCGACCCGACCAATTTCCAGGCCCTGGACGAGATCAAGTTCCACACCCGGCACAATACCGAAAATATTCTGGTCGAAGAAGACAAACTGATCAGAATGATAGACACGGCGCTGGAAGCCGCGGATACGTCGATGAAGGATCTGCTCGACGACGATCTGGACAACATCGATATTTCCGCCGGCGACGAGGCCAAGCCGGCCGAAGACGCTATGGGTTCGGATATCGACGACGCGCCTATCGTCCGCTTCGTGAATAAGATTTTGCTGGATTCGATCAAGCGCGGCGTATCGGATATTCACATGGAACCGTTCGAGAAGCGGTTCCGCATCCGCTTCCGCGCCGACGGCATACTGTCGGAAGTGGCGAGTCCGCCGGTCGGTATCGCTAATCGGATCATTTCCCGGCTGAAAGTCATGTCCAAGATGGACATCGCCGAACGGCGGGTGCCGCAGGACGGCCGGATCAAGATGCAGATCTCGAAAAACCGCGCGATCGACTTCAGGGTCAACACCTGTCCGACCTTGTTCGGCGAAAAAGTGGTGTTACGGATTCTGGATCCGACCAGCGCCCAGATCGGCATCGAAAAACTCGGGTTCGAACCGGAACAGCAGAAAAATTTCCTGGATGCGATTCATAAACCCTACGGCATGGTGTTGGTCACCGGGCCGACCGGTAGCGGTAAGACGGTGTCGCTGTATACCGGTTTGAATATTCTGAACAGCGTCGAAACCAATATTTCCACGGCCGAAGACCCGGTAGAGATCACCGTAGAAGGCATCAACCAGGTCAACGTCAACCCTAAAGCCGGCTTGACTTTTGCCGAAGCGCTCAAAGCATTCTTGCGGCAGGACCCGGACATCATCATGGTCGGCGAGATCCGCGACTATGAAACCGCCAGTATCGCCGTCAAAGCAGCCCAAACCGGCCACTTGGTGTTGTCGACGCTGCACACCAACGACGCGCCGCAGACCATCAACCGGCTGGTACAGATGGGGATCGAGCCGTTCAATATCGTCTCGGCAGTTTTGCTGATTATGGCGCAACGTCTGGCACGGCGTTTGTGCGAGCATTGCAAGAAGGAAATGGATTACCCGGAAAGTGCGCTGATCTCGGCCGGCTTCAAAAAGGAAGAACTTGGCACTTTCAAAATATACGGTCCGGTGGGCTGCGAGCATTGCAATAACGGCTACAAAGGGCGGGTCGGTATTTACCAGGTGATGCCGATCACCGAAAAAATGCGGGCCTTGATCCTGCGCGGCGGCAATGCGATGGAGATGGCCGAATTGTCCCGCAGCGAAGGCATCAACGATTTGCGCACCTCCGGCTTGTTGAAAATCCGCCAGGGCATCACCTCACTGGAAGAAATTGACCGCGTCACCACGGAATAATCATGGCAAAACAAGAAGAGCAGATCGAATTCAATTGGGACGGTTTCGACAAACAAAACCGGAAAACCAAAGGCACTATCAGTGCCAAAAGCGAAGTGATCGCTCGCGCCGAGCTGCGGCGGATGGGCATCCGGGTGATCGGTATCAAACCCAAGGCGAAACCCTTGTTCAGTCCGCGGGTGCAAAAAATCACGCCGGGCGATGTTGCCGTTTTTGCCCGCCAATTGGCGACCATGCTGGCGGCCGGCGTACCGCTGGTGCAGTCGTTCGATATCATCGGCAAGGGCCACGACAACGCCAGCATGTCGGAAATGCTGTTGTCGATCAAAGCCGACGTCGAGGGTGGCGATACCCTGGCGCAAGCATTGGGCCGCAAGCCGCTCTATTTCGACGCCTTGTTTTGCAATCTGGTCGAAGCCGGCGAACATGCCGGGGTATTGGAAACCTTGTTGGATAAGATTGCCACTTACAAGGAAAAAACCGAGTCGATCAAGAAAAAAGTCAAAAAGGCTCTGACCTACCCGGTGGCAGTATTGGTGGTGGCGTTTATCGTTACCGCGATTTTGTTGGTGTTCGTGGTGCCGGTGTTCGAGGACTTGTTTAAAGGCTTCGGCGCCGATTTGCCGGCGTTCACCAAATTCGTCATCGATTTGTCGGCCTGGGTACAGGAATGGTGGTGGGCCGTGGTCGGCGTGCTATTTGTCGCCGGCTACACCTTTACCTACTTTAAAAAACGCTCGAAGGCCTTCAACCATTTTCTGGATCGGACCCTGTTGAAAATACCGGTGGTCGGTATGATTTTGCAAAAATCGGCCATCGCCCGCTTCGCCAGAACCCTCTCGACCATGTCGGCCGCCGGCGTGCCGTTGGTCGAAGCCTTGGTTTCGGTGGCCGGCGCGTGCGGTAACATCTTGTTTTACGAGGCGGTGATGAAGGTGCGCGACGACGTCGCTACCGGCCAGCAATTGAAGTTCGCCTTGGAAACCACCGGCATATTTCCGAATATGGTGGTACAGATGGTGGCGATCGGCGAAGAATCCGGTTCGATCGACGCCATGCTGGACAAGGTCGCCGACTTTTACGAGGAAGAGGTCGATAACTTGGTCGACAACCTGAGCAGTTTGATGGAACCTATCATCATGGTGATCTTGGGGATTTTGGTCGGCGGTTTGATCGTGGCGATGTATTTGCCGATCTTCAAATTGGGCGCCGCTATCTAACCTGTTGCCGGTTCCGGCCTATTACAGGCAGCGGACCGGCCAGTCTTTACTGCTTACCTATGTTGTTCAATGTCTTAGCTCAATCTCCCGGTTTTCTGGCCGCAAGCGCTTTAGTACTCGGCTTGCTGGTCGGCAGTTTTCTGAATGTGGTGATTTACCGGCTGCCGCTGATGATGCAGGCTGCGTGGCGGCGCGAGTGCCGCGAATACCTGGAATTGCCGGCCGAAGCCCCGGGCGAGCGTTTCGATCTGTTATTGCCGGCTTCGCACTGTCCGGCTTGCAAAGCCGAAATCAAAGCCTATCAAAACATCCCGGTCCTGAGCTATGTGCTGCTCGGCGGCAAATGCGCCAACTGCGGCAACAAAATCGGTTGGCGTTATCCTTCGATAGAGGCCTTTACCGGCCTGTGTTCGGCGCTGGTCGCTTGGCAACTGGGTTACGGCTGGGCGCTGGCGTTTGCGTTGCCGTTGACTTGGTGTCTGATTACACTGAGTTTTATCGATATCGATCAGCAATTGCTGCCGGACTCGATCACGCTGCCTTTGGTCTGGCTGGGTTTGCTGCTCAGCGTGTTCGGCATTTTTGCCGACAGCCGCGACAGTATCGTCGGCGCGGTAGCCGGTTATTTAAGCTTGTGGAGCGTCTACCACGGCTTTAAATTGCTGACCGGCAAGGACGGCATGGGTTACGGCGATTTCAAATTACTGGCCGTATTCGGCGCCTGGCTGGGCTGGCAATATTTGCCGCTGATAATCTTGTTGGCTTCCCTGGTCGGTGCGGTGATTGGCGTCGCGATGATCGTGTTCTGCCGGCGCGATGCGGCCAAGCCGATTCCGTTCGGGCCTTATCTGGCTATGGCCGGCTGGCTGGCGCTATTGTGGGGTGAGCAAATGAATGCTTGGTATCTGCGGCTTGCAGGTCTGTGACCGATGTTGAAAATCGGTTTGACCGGTGGCATCGGCTGCGGCAAAACCACGGTATGCCGTCTGTTTGCCGACTTGGGCGTGCCGGTGGTCGATGCCGATTTGATCGCCCGCCGTTTGGTTGAACCGGGCGAGCCGGCCTTGCAAGCCATCGTTCAGACATTCGGTGCCGACATGTTGAAAACCGACGGCAGCCTGGATCGGCCCAAGCTGCGCGAGGCGATCTTTGCCGATCCGGAGCAAAAGCGGCGGCTGGACGCCATCATGCATCCGCGGGTATACGCCCGTATCGCCGCCGATGTGGCGGCATTGCAGGCCGATTACTGCCTGATTGCGGTGCCGTTGTTGCTCGAATCTAAAAATCCTTATGTTGTGGACCGGATCCTGGTGGTAGATTGTCCGCAACCCCTGCAGATCGAACGGGTCGTAACCCGGGACAAACTCAGCGCCGAACAGGCGCAGGCCATCGTGGCCAGTCAGATGTCGCGGCCGGAACGGCTGGCCCGCGCCGACGATGTGATCGACAATAGCGCCGGGCCGGAGCTGCTTGCAGAACAGGTTAAAAGTCTGCACAATTCCTACATTTTTTTAGCCACCGCCAGGACACCACCGGCTTGAATACACAAATAGTCTACGAATTCCCGCTTAACGAACGAATTCGTGTGTTTATGCGCTTGGAGCAGCTCTTTCAACAGCTCAGCCATTTCATGTTGGGCGCTTCGGTTTTCGACAAACGCGCCGCCATCTCCGTCTTGTTGGATATTCTGACCATCTTCAGCCGCAGCGATCTTAAATCCGAATTGATCAAAGAATTGGACCGTCACACCAAAGTGTTGAACCAATTGGCCCATAACCACGGCGTCGACGACGAAAAACTGCAGGAAATTCTGGCCGACTTGAATCAGGCCAGCCGCAATTTATACAGCGCCAACGGCAAGATCGGCATCAGCGTGATGGAAAGCGATTTGTTTCAGAGTATCTCGCAGCGCAATTCGATACCCGGCGGCAGTTGCTCGTTCGATCTGCCGGCGTTTCATTACTGGCTGGAGCAGGATGAAGCAGAGCAGCAGAAAGATCTGGAGCGTTGGACCCAACCGTTTGTCGATATCCGGGTTGCGATCGATCTGATATTAGGCTTCATCCGTCAAAGCAGTATTCCAACCCCGGAGCTTGCCAAAGCCGGTTTTTTTCAACTGGCGCTCGACAACAAAAACCATCCGGTGCAGTTGCTGCGCGTGGCTTTGCAACCTGAGCAGCGCTGTTTCGCCGAGATCAGTGGCGGCAAACACCGCTTCAGCATCCGCTTCATGATCCCGTCGGCCGATGAAAACCGGCCGTGCCAAACCCAGGACGATGTCGAATTCCATTTGACCCGCTGCATGTTCTGATGGCCGCGCAGTCCCCGCCGCAAGTCGCCTGCCCGACCTGCCGTAAACCGGTGGCCTGGGTTGCCGCCGAAAAATTCAAACCGTTTTGCTCGGAGCGCTGCAAGCTGATCGACCTCGGCGATTGGGCCACCGAAGCGCACAAGATTCCCGGTCCGCCGGTTTGGGACGACGAAAACCCCGACCTGTCGAACCTGGATGACGGTGAAGCGGGTTAACACACCCGTTGCTGAGTCTGACCGCGGTCCGATATGAGGTGGCTGCAAAGCTCGGACGTGATAGTCAACAGCAATAAGGGATTTTGTCGAGAGGCCGCTTCAAGCCAAAAAGCCGCTGATGCCGGCTATACCCTGGGCACCGGCGGCTTGCGCCCGCACCAAATCCTGCCGGCTCAATCCGCCCAAGGCGAACACCGGCAAGTTGGCGTGCTCCAGCAGTTCGCTAAAGCGTTGCCAGCCTAAAGGCGGTGTGTCGGGGTGCGAAGCGGTCGGCATGACCGGCGCCAACACCGCAAAATCCACCCCAATCGCCAGCGCATGCTGCAGTTCCGTTGAATTGTGGCAAGACGCGGCGACCCAGCGCATTCCGGGCGGACGTCGATCCAGTCTTATTAACGCCCGGCTGCTCAAATGGATGCCTTGCGCCTGACTAATATCCAAATCCAGATCGGCGTTGACCAGCACCTCGACAGCGTGGTGCCGGCATTGCTGCAATACCCGTTCGAGCACGGTTTGTTTGTCGTTCGCGCTTAGCGTTTTGGTCCGGAATTGCACTAATTTGACGCCGTTGTCGATGATGCGTCGGCAATTCGTCATGATCGATTCCGCATCTGCGCCTTCCAGGATGGCGTAATACGCCGGCAGCCGGGCGGCTGCGATGATAGGCAGGTTGGCGGCCGGAAAGGTGAAGTCGGAAAGCTGGCCGGCGCTAACCCATTGCATGGCCTGGCCTTCGCAGGGCCGGGCTTCGCCGCTGAACGAGTTGACGTTCCAGACGTCCAGCAACACCCGGCGGTCGCCGTAATCGTGGCGGATTTTGATCAAAGGCTCGGCTGCGGCGAC comes from the Methylomonas sp. EFPC3 genome and includes:
- the thiC gene encoding phosphomethylpyrimidine synthase ThiC — translated: MSAVRNEITTDTGSSVRIDSYPASEKIYIQGSRPDMQVPMRQINLSDTPAHFGAEKNPPIFVYDTSGPYTDPNVDINLHQGLGSVRGKWIEERGDTELLSGPTSKYGHERLHDPKTAHLRFELTRNPRRAKAGHNVSQMHYARKGIITPEMEYIAIRENQNLEAMRDRYQGQHPGFSYGANIQSFITPEFVRSEVARGRAIIPANINHPELEPMIIGRNFLVKINGNLGNSAITSSIEEEVEKMLWGIRWGADTIMDLSTGKNIHETREWILRNSPVPIGTVPIYQALEKVDGKAEELTWEIFRDTLIEQAEQGVDYFTIHAGVRLHHVPLTAKRLTGIVSRGGSIMAKWCLAHHTESFLYTHFEEICEIMKAYDVSFSLGDGLRPGSIYDANDAAQFGELETLGELTQIAWKHDVQTMIEGPGHVPLQMIKVNMDKQLEDCFEAPFYTLGPLTTDIAPGYDHITSAIGAANIGWYGCAMLCYVTQKEHLGLPNKQDVREGIVTYKIAAHAADLAKGHPGAQIRDNAMSKARFEFRWEDQFNLALDPEKARSFHDETLPKESAKVAHFCSMCGPHFCSMKITQDVRNYAEQKGLEEAEALKIGMEEKSKQFLEEGAAIYHEV
- the pilB gene encoding type IV-A pilus assembly ATPase PilB, which produces MATAPSNIHFSGLVKCLIQKGLLTEESAATCLQEAQKRKQAFISYLVEHKYADSKTIATLASAEFGVPFFDLDAIDPAFLPIKMVSEKLIRQHHALPLFKRGNRLFVATADPTNFQALDEIKFHTRHNTENILVEEDKLIRMIDTALEAADTSMKDLLDDDLDNIDISAGDEAKPAEDAMGSDIDDAPIVRFVNKILLDSIKRGVSDIHMEPFEKRFRIRFRADGILSEVASPPVGIANRIISRLKVMSKMDIAERRVPQDGRIKMQISKNRAIDFRVNTCPTLFGEKVVLRILDPTSAQIGIEKLGFEPEQQKNFLDAIHKPYGMVLVTGPTGSGKTVSLYTGLNILNSVETNISTAEDPVEITVEGINQVNVNPKAGLTFAEALKAFLRQDPDIIMVGEIRDYETASIAVKAAQTGHLVLSTLHTNDAPQTINRLVQMGIEPFNIVSAVLLIMAQRLARRLCEHCKKEMDYPESALISAGFKKEELGTFKIYGPVGCEHCNNGYKGRVGIYQVMPITEKMRALILRGGNAMEMAELSRSEGINDLRTSGLLKIRQGITSLEEIDRVTTE
- a CDS encoding type II secretion system F family protein, yielding MAKQEEQIEFNWDGFDKQNRKTKGTISAKSEVIARAELRRMGIRVIGIKPKAKPLFSPRVQKITPGDVAVFARQLATMLAAGVPLVQSFDIIGKGHDNASMSEMLLSIKADVEGGDTLAQALGRKPLYFDALFCNLVEAGEHAGVLETLLDKIATYKEKTESIKKKVKKALTYPVAVLVVAFIVTAILLVFVVPVFEDLFKGFGADLPAFTKFVIDLSAWVQEWWWAVVGVLFVAGYTFTYFKKRSKAFNHFLDRTLLKIPVVGMILQKSAIARFARTLSTMSAAGVPLVEALVSVAGACGNILFYEAVMKVRDDVATGQQLKFALETTGIFPNMVVQMVAIGEESGSIDAMLDKVADFYEEEVDNLVDNLSSLMEPIIMVILGILVGGLIVAMYLPIFKLGAAI
- a CDS encoding A24 family peptidase — protein: MLFNVLAQSPGFLAASALVLGLLVGSFLNVVIYRLPLMMQAAWRRECREYLELPAEAPGERFDLLLPASHCPACKAEIKAYQNIPVLSYVLLGGKCANCGNKIGWRYPSIEAFTGLCSALVAWQLGYGWALAFALPLTWCLITLSFIDIDQQLLPDSITLPLVWLGLLLSVFGIFADSRDSIVGAVAGYLSLWSVYHGFKLLTGKDGMGYGDFKLLAVFGAWLGWQYLPLIILLASLVGAVIGVAMIVFCRRDAAKPIPFGPYLAMAGWLALLWGEQMNAWYLRLAGL
- the coaE gene encoding dephospho-CoA kinase (Dephospho-CoA kinase (CoaE) performs the final step in coenzyme A biosynthesis.), which translates into the protein MLKIGLTGGIGCGKTTVCRLFADLGVPVVDADLIARRLVEPGEPALQAIVQTFGADMLKTDGSLDRPKLREAIFADPEQKRRLDAIMHPRVYARIAADVAALQADYCLIAVPLLLESKNPYVVDRILVVDCPQPLQIERVVTRDKLSAEQAQAIVASQMSRPERLARADDVIDNSAGPELLAEQVKSLHNSYIFLATARTPPA
- the zapD gene encoding cell division protein ZapD, producing MNTQIVYEFPLNERIRVFMRLEQLFQQLSHFMLGASVFDKRAAISVLLDILTIFSRSDLKSELIKELDRHTKVLNQLAHNHGVDDEKLQEILADLNQASRNLYSANGKIGISVMESDLFQSISQRNSIPGGSCSFDLPAFHYWLEQDEAEQQKDLERWTQPFVDIRVAIDLILGFIRQSSIPTPELAKAGFFQLALDNKNHPVQLLRVALQPEQRCFAEISGGKHRFSIRFMIPSADENRPCQTQDDVEFHLTRCMF
- a CDS encoding DNA gyrase inhibitor YacG; the encoded protein is MAAQSPPQVACPTCRKPVAWVAAEKFKPFCSERCKLIDLGDWATEAHKIPGPPVWDDENPDLSNLDDGEAG
- a CDS encoding Nudix family hydrolase gives rise to the protein MLQPNNVVHVAVGVVRDTAGRILIARRAQHAHQGGLWEFPGGKLEPGEPVLQALARELEEEVGIRVAAAEPLIKIRHDYGDRRVLLDVWNVNSFSGEARPCEGQAMQWVSAGQLSDFTFPAANLPIIAAARLPAYYAILEGADAESIMTNCRRIIDNGVKLVQFRTKTLSANDKQTVLERVLQQCRHHAVEVLVNADLDLDISQAQGIHLSSRALIRLDRRPPGMRWVAASCHNSTELQHALAIGVDFAVLAPVMPTASHPDTPPLGWQRFSELLEHANLPVFALGGLSRQDLVRAQAAGAQGIAGISGFLA